The following coding sequences are from one Bacteroidota bacterium window:
- a CDS encoding DUF1571 domain-containing protein translates to MKIARTILIVLIAALFVGSATQKSTPSCREIVEHMLDSIKNIRTQSCSVKATERIGKRFLIAQSYIKINVSPRKIYFHSPEKGAELLWVEGSNKGNAIVHTKSIPLMSFDLDPYGSIIRKDQHHTIFELGTYYIGTTIANTILKAPKDFDKHFTYAGTLTWNNKECYQIIISYPDYKYIDYVVQKGETVTSIAHKLNTSDYKIRYKNDLSSYFGAIKTGKKLTIPVPYSNKAIMYVDKKTYIPISVTVYDEEGLYEAYEFTHMRINQTFKSDEFLKSFKGYGF, encoded by the coding sequence GTGAAAATTGCAAGAACCATACTCATTGTATTAATTGCCGCACTATTTGTTGGCAGCGCTACTCAAAAGAGTACTCCGTCTTGCCGCGAGATTGTGGAGCACATGCTTGACAGCATTAAAAACATTCGGACGCAATCCTGCAGCGTAAAAGCGACTGAGCGCATTGGGAAACGCTTTCTGATTGCTCAATCCTACATAAAAATCAATGTAAGTCCGCGTAAAATCTATTTCCACAGTCCGGAAAAAGGCGCTGAATTACTTTGGGTAGAAGGCAGCAACAAAGGCAATGCAATTGTTCACACGAAATCCATCCCTTTAATGAGTTTTGACTTGGATCCTTACGGCAGTATCATTCGTAAAGATCAGCACCATACCATCTTTGAGTTGGGAACCTATTATATCGGCACAACAATTGCAAATACCATCCTGAAAGCACCGAAAGATTTTGATAAACATTTTACGTATGCAGGCACACTTACCTGGAACAATAAAGAATGTTATCAGATCATCATTAGTTATCCGGATTATAAATACATTGATTACGTGGTTCAAAAAGGCGAAACCGTTACCAGCATTGCACACAAGCTGAATACCAGCGATTATAAGATTCGTTATAAAAACGACCTGTCCAGCTATTTTGGAGCCATCAAAACAGGTAAAAAACTGACCATACCTGTTCCCTATTCTAATAAAGCAATCATGTACGTGGATAAAAAAACGTATATCCCGATAAGCGTTACTGTATATGATGAAGAAGGCTTATATGAAGCATATGAATTTACCCACATGAGGATTAATCAAACCTTTAAATCCGATGAGTTTTTAAAGAGTTTTAAGGGCTATGGGTTCTAA
- a CDS encoding DUF1571 domain-containing protein, which translates to MLFKPRHIFFFILTSTCILFVSFGFKKTDNVSNNRELIDNIFEAVDNIKTMRFNLQCNERIKGRMTHYESKVKLQISPRKVYLSLKGPEVLWVQGQNGGDALVNPGAFPYMNLNLDPYGSIMRKDQHHTIHEMGFQYLADILKDGMKRAGDKLDKYFVVVGEEKLNGRNCYKLAISFPDFAWGTYTVKKGENLTTIARKLRISEYMVLMNNPKISWYNDVKEGQIIQVPNAYGKLTILLIDKELLLPVSNKVFDDRGLFETYEYHDLEINTTIQPEEFTKDYKDYNF; encoded by the coding sequence ATGTTATTTAAACCGCGACATATTTTCTTTTTTATTCTGACGAGCACCTGCATTTTGTTTGTGTCGTTTGGTTTTAAAAAAACAGATAACGTATCCAACAATCGTGAGTTGATTGATAATATTTTTGAAGCGGTTGATAATATTAAAACCATGCGCTTTAACCTTCAATGCAACGAACGCATCAAAGGTAGAATGACCCACTATGAGTCAAAAGTAAAATTACAAATCTCTCCACGTAAAGTTTATTTATCCTTAAAAGGTCCGGAAGTATTATGGGTACAAGGACAAAATGGTGGCGATGCATTGGTAAATCCTGGAGCATTTCCATACATGAATTTGAATTTAGATCCTTACGGTTCAATTATGCGCAAAGACCAACATCATACAATTCATGAAATGGGCTTTCAGTACCTGGCAGATATTTTAAAAGACGGAATGAAACGTGCGGGTGATAAGCTGGATAAATACTTTGTTGTGGTAGGTGAAGAAAAATTAAACGGCAGAAATTGTTATAAACTGGCCATCTCTTTCCCTGATTTTGCTTGGGGAACATACACCGTAAAAAAAGGTGAGAACTTAACAACCATTGCTCGCAAATTAAGAATTAGTGAATATATGGTGTTGATGAACAATCCAAAAATAAGCTGGTACAACGATGTAAAAGAAGGACAAATTATTCAAGTACCGAATGCGTATGGTAAGCTAACGATTTTGTTGATTGACAAAGAGCTATTACTTCCTGTAAGCAATAAAGTATTTGACGATCGTGGTTTATTTGAAACTTACGAATACCATGATTTAGAAATTAATACCACCATCCAACCGGAAGAGTTTACAAAAGACTATAAGGATTATAATTTTTAA
- the kdsB gene encoding 3-deoxy-manno-octulosonate cytidylyltransferase — translation MKIIGIIPARYASTRFPAKPLIDIGGKSMIQRVYVQAKKSKFLADVVVATDDERIASHVKKFGGNVVMTSENHQSGTDRCYEAIQQFSKDADVVVNIQGDEPFIRPEQIDLVASCFSSPKVQIATLVKKITTDEELFNVNIPKVVLNKNKEAVLFSRQTIPHIRGKEMKDWLKSYAFYKHIGIYAYQTQILKEITALKPSDLELAESLEQLRWLENGYKINVEVTDFESVAVDTPDDLKKLTKFL, via the coding sequence ATGAAAATCATCGGAATTATACCTGCGCGTTATGCGTCAACCCGTTTCCCGGCCAAACCGTTAATTGACATTGGCGGAAAATCCATGATTCAGCGCGTATATGTGCAAGCAAAAAAGTCGAAATTCCTCGCTGATGTGGTTGTTGCAACGGATGACGAACGCATCGCTTCGCATGTGAAGAAATTCGGAGGAAATGTGGTGATGACCAGCGAAAACCATCAAAGTGGTACTGATCGCTGTTATGAGGCCATTCAGCAGTTTTCGAAAGACGCAGATGTGGTGGTGAATATTCAAGGCGATGAACCTTTTATTCGTCCCGAACAGATCGATTTAGTGGCTTCTTGCTTTTCCTCTCCCAAGGTGCAGATTGCAACCTTAGTGAAGAAGATTACTACCGATGAAGAGCTGTTTAATGTGAATATCCCGAAAGTAGTTTTGAATAAGAACAAAGAAGCCGTTTTATTTAGCCGTCAAACCATCCCACATATCCGAGGAAAAGAAATGAAGGACTGGCTGAAGAGTTACGCATTTTACAAACACATTGGAATATACGCTTACCAAACTCAGATTTTGAAAGAAATTACAGCCTTAAAACCGTCTGATTTGGAGCTGGCTGAATCGCTTGAACAGCTCCGCTGGCTTGAGAATGGGTATAAAATAAATGTTGAGGTAACTGATTTTGAGAGCGTTGCAGTGGATACCCCAGATGACCTTAAAAAACTCACTAAATTTTTGTAA